In the genome of Phycodurus eques isolate BA_2022a chromosome 22, UOR_Pequ_1.1, whole genome shotgun sequence, the window GCACGGCACCCAAAAGGCAAGAATGGGAGGATTGGGAGAGAGAGGAGAGTTAAAACCCAGCAACGCATCCAGATAGAAAGTTCTCTTCCAATTAAAAGACTAAAAGCAATTTTTGTCTGTGTTGCCAAGAGCACATGTGGCCCTCTAACCGAACCCAACTTCAATTTTAGCCTAtcacaaacccaaaaaaaaagtctgacgaTAAggcatgacaacaacaatggcaaatTGAGGATAACTAAGTTACTTTGACAGTCCAGTGGCTTTTAACCGATGACAAGTACCCTAAAGCTGCTAATTTACACACGTACATAAAGATTTCCTATTCTAAAGGACGATAGCTTCTAATGTGATGGTTggaaaagaaggaaaacaagTAGAAAGAACACAGTACGACAGGTAGAAGGGCAAAGAAATGAAAGCGTTACACACAAAGAGCCAAGCAGGGCGTACTCAGAAAGCGCGTCCTCCTGCCGACAGGCTTGAAGGCCAAACGCTCGGAACCCCAGCTCAACTTTACGCAGCCTGAGTGAGAAGATgaagagaaggagaagatgGGAGGGAAGAGTGCAACAAAAAGAGACGGGACAGAGAAAACGTAACATTGAGTTATCACAGAGAGAGAAATACAGGAAAGAGGTGAGCAGCGTGTTGATGTGAGTAACGACACATAAGCACGCGTTTGTTTGTTGGCAAGCAAAGATGTGAAAGATCGTAACCCCAACATGGTCTTGATTTTGTCGAGCCTACCTGGGGTGGTAGCACACAAGCTGGGCACGGAGAGAGCCGCCGAGCTGGTGTAGGTCGAACACAGGATGTCGCTGGAGGGAGCCGCCGTGAGGGGCCGCTCACCGCTGCGGCCGCCGTCGCCTGGATCCGCTAATCCCCCTGGCGCTAACTGAGCCAGCTGGCCGGGGCACAACGCCGGGACGCTCTGGGCCGACAAAGCGCTGCCTGGAAACAGCGGGGGGCAGCGAGGAGGCAGGGCGAGCGGCAAGGGAGAccgcgcgcgcacacagacaGCGGtcgtccacaaaacacacacacaaacacacgggaAAACAGACAGAGAAGGCAGTCAGAAATGTTCAAGCTTGGAGCCTGCGGCAGCACCCACCCACACGTAGAACCAAGCAGACACACGTAAACACATACAGTGTACAGCGTTAAACGTTTGCACTGACTGTAAAATCACTGgtgatataaaaagtctccacaccctggttcaaatgccaggttcaTGTAATCTAAAGAACTGAGACGAAGATATATCAATCCCCAGGTACAGCAGGGTGTGCGCAGTGGTGTATCTACATTATTTCAGTGGTTTAGTTTGACTTTCCCTCTCGAAAAGATAAAAAACATAATGGAAAAAGTTTTTCAATCATGTTTTTAGATTGCAATCCCCTAGCACTTAAATAGGGATGTTAAGACTTTTCACATCCACTCTCGGTCGTCTGAACGGACTGTTTAATAGCAGGAAAACCCACCTAGCTGAAGCGGACTCTTGCTACCGTGCGAGGAGCTGGTTCTGGACGATTTGCTTGATTTGCTCTTGGTGGGTCGTCTCCGCTTGCCGGCCAAGGCGATGACCGGGGGGAGTACAGCGGCTGGAGGAACCTACGCCCGCCGACAAAGATGAGGTTTGGTCTTTAAACTTCAATTTTGTCTAAGTTGTTCACCAAGTTAATTGTCATATACCTTTCCCAGCCTTGTGAACAGACCGTCTATTTCTTCCTTCTGACGCGTGTGAAGGGCCTGAATCTCACTCAAGTGTCTGGTGGAagaaacaggacaaaaatatgATGAGTTAAGCTCTTGTGAGGCTCCAGAGGAAGCGGGTGAGAGCCGCCACACTTTTCTTGGAGGCGGTTGATCTCCCGCTTGAAGTCCTCGTCCTCGAATTCTGAGTCGTTGTCGCTGCTTATGTAGGAGTTGTTGAAGGAGTTGCTGCTGTTCAGACTGGGCAAGGAGACTTTGTGGGCAGCGTCCAGACTCGGGGAGTGGGCGGGCTCGGCGGGCCCGTTCGCGGCCTGGGCCGGGGGCGGCGGACTCGGCCTGGGTTCGGTGCTCTGCTCTTGGGCCGGACTGACGGAAAACCTGCCTACTCGGGCCTCAGAATTGGTGGTAACCTGTATTAAAACACAAGACAAATGACAaatctaaataataaatatctaAATAATGAAGGCATGATGATATTTCTACCTGGAAGCGTCCGATGGTGGCGGTGGGCTTTGGCGAGAGGCACGGGGAGGAGAGAGGGGAAGGGCGTTGGGACACTCCTAGCATTTTCTGTGGAAGTCCATCCACCACATCTCCACCCTGTGCTCCTCCCACTCTGAGCGGGGACGAGGAGCCCTTGTGCAAACTGTTTTCCGGGCTGGAGAGActggaggacgacgacgacgatgacgaggaagtggtggaggaagatgaagaagaagtggTGGAGGAGGATTCTGTGCAGGCTGGGTGCTGCGTGTGAGGCTCTTCAGTGGCCAGCAACACCTAAGCAATGGAGGGAATGTTGAAAAATAACAGCGAGAAAGGCAGATGAAATCATTTCTTCGAGACTTTCAAACCTGAAATCTCCCAAGTTTTACTCCAGCTTGAGGAGCAGCAGTTGTAGAGGCGTCTTCCTTCAGAGCTAAGGGAGCTGAAAGGTAAACGACATGTAAAATAACAAGATACTAGTCACATAAGATGTGCAAAGAGTATGTCACTATACATACTTGGTTGTCCCGACAGAGGAATGGCGCCGTGGGAAGCCTTAGGTAAACACGGAGGAAACAAATTAGCAGTGTCGATAAAATGCGTGTGGCTATGTTTGTACCTGTGTGGGTGTGCTAACAGAAACAGTCTCGGGGCTAAGGGCTCGTCTCAGCTGAGCGTCCAGGTCCTCCAGAGGTTGCTGGGActgcagaaagaaaagagagaccgcttggtttttgtgtgtgtgtttttaactcACTCATAAAATTCCCAGACATacaggatattttttttatcctcttcaaagaatgactaatattactgcagcttactgagcatTGTGACCGTCTCCTTCATATTTATTCATGtctatattatactgccccctgttgGCCAAGGCGCGGACACAAGAAGGAGcggcacaatgcccattgaattgaagcaagaaAATGTGGCAATCACTGTTTATTattcacattctatttaattatgtcatgagAAACAAAGAGACAATAAATGCCGGTGgaatgcatacagtacatagatGATTATGCACACACAGAAGCACATATAAGCTGGGTAAGCTAAAGATAAATCATATTTTCTCTGGTTACGTGTACCATAAAATCAATCAAACCCCAGCGAGGTTTAACTGCAGTGAAGATCATTTTAATCCAAGAGGACACATCTCGCCCACGGGAGTTGCGTAAGAAGCAGGGAGTGAATGTCTGTGTGTCATTTTTACTGAGCTTGCTTCTCGCGCTTGAATGGAAGACTATTTTTAGACAGACAGCGGCCCTcgcagacacaaaaaaaaaacagtctgggAAATAAACGTCCATCAATTGTCTCCCCTCTTTTGCACTATatctgtcaatttgaaatgattGAAGTGCACTTCGCTGCCTCTGTGATTATCGGTTGGCAACATCTATCCAGACATCGTAAAACATTCAATGTGAGTAAAAGCAAGAAGACATTATGAAGACGTACGGCACTTGTGAATAGCAGCAAAAATAACAACACCTGAGTGAGACACGATCCAGGGAGGGACGGCGGGAGTTCTGAAGGAGAACTGGCCTAATCTCGGAGAGGAAAGCAGGAGGGATGAGATTTGTAGAGGAAAAAATAGTCAGTGAACTTGCATGCAAGATGAGTTGTGAGGAAAGTCAATTTGTTAAAACATGATGAAGTTTTTCTCTAAATGTTAATTGGCAGTGTTACCACAGGTTCAAGAATAACTAGTGATcttttacagtacagtggtgccttgagatacgaaagACCTTGACActtgagtttttcaagatacaagccatcatttggctgatttttttgctgtgacttgaatttttttttttgatataaCCACTGTGTGGTGGTGGCAGTGAATTCAATTCACTTCACAAGTTTActgtaaacaaataataataataaataaataaaaaaaagagagaattacACTTGTATTTTATAAAGCACATGGCTTCAGCTTTGGCGAACATGTCCATTaagtttaataataacaaacagTGGAAAACACCttagacgggctaatgaatagcattgtGTTGCGGTTGCTTTAAGCAACGAATTTTTGGACATAAACTGTGGAACagtacatgtagacagataatataacaatactcacagtcatatattctttatcctctgcaaagaacgactaatattactgcagcttactgaggagtggCTGTCTCCAAATATAtcagtatgtctgtattatactgcgcccaggtggccaagatgcaggtaccagaaggagcagcacaatgtccattgaattgaattaaaaaaaaaaaaaaaaaaaaaaaaaaaaaaaaaagagtcaaaaaCTGAATAACTCttgacattctatttaattatgtcattaatgtatgtttttatagagTACGATATTATagtgtttttttcttatcaaaaaaacaattattattatatatttttttaatggcacaTCCATTAATTTCATGATTTGAGATACTGGTGTTTTGAATTACAAGTGTGGTTAGGGAAGATTTAATCTCACACCTCAAGACACCCTGTATAATTAAAATTGAAAGCACTGCAAAGGCACTCACCGGTACCCTAGATAAGGGGGCTTTGGATGGAGTGTTCTGGCCAAAGTTGGTGGCAGAGTTTACTGAGGAAATAGCAACAATTACATCACTGAATAAGCGGAAGTCCCAGGACAGCCATTTAAAGGATGTACCAGATGGTGCAGAAGTGGAGATAGGTGTGCTGGGGCCCTCCACGGGGCTGGGCGAGCCCAGCGCCAGGGTGGTGGGGGGCTGAGGAGGACTGGCCAGCTGGCCGGGGCCGGCAACTGTGGTGGAGGTGCCCAGCGGGGAGGACGTCCCCCCCACCGAGGCTCCGGAGGTAGCGTCGGCAGGCAGCAGGTCGCCCTGGGGGGAAACCGCCCCTCCCCCGAGGTCCATGAAGAGTGAGCGTAGCTTCTTCTCCAGAGCTTGGATGTCATCCGGCTTGCTTTGGCAGTCCATGGATGCGTCACACCTGGGAAATATCACTGAATTCCATTACAAAGTGACAAATTTGATTGGTCCAGCTCTATTAAAACTCACCTCGAGTCACATTCACCACAGTGAGCGTGCGTCTGCCCAGGCAGGACAGCTATCTGTGGCTGTGAGTGCACCGAGGTCGGTTGGACTGAAGAAACATTGGAGGAAGAAGGTGGGGGAGCTGCGGAGGAGGAAGCAAACTGAGGACCAACCACAGCGGTCGCGGGGACGACGCAGGAAGAGGTGGATGAAGTCGATGATGTGGGAGAGAGCGAGCGATGATCGAGCGGAGTTTCACTGGCCGGGAGTGTGGTCACCAGGGAGAGGGGAGGGGATGTGAGCATCGCCGGGAGAATGTTGGAGACACTGCTGAGGGGTAAGGTGGAAGGGACTGAAGCAGGAATGGATACTTGGGCCTGCGACAGAGTCACCACAGCAGCGGAGGAGGAAGCAGTAGGAGAGGCATCCGAGACCTCCTGGTTTGAACTAGAAATGCCGCCGCCAGCTAAAGCTTCGACTGCAGGAGTGGATGCCTGTGAGGCGAGAGAGGAGGGTGGAGGATGGATGGAGTGCATGGAGGCTGGGGCGGTGCTTGGTCCCGGATCCAACTGGCTCCTGTTCTGTCGCAGTTCCGAGAAAGCTTGCTGTAAACTGACTGCTCCTGCTGATTTCGACAACCCCAAACCTTGAGTTGGAACTGAGGAAAAATAATAGGAATAGAAATAATAAGGATATATTTTTTGGTGCACTTCTATAGACTTATATTATTCAGCCATGGGAACTTTATGTCATGCTCCTGTCATGTTTGATTAACCTTCAGACGGTCTTACTCCAATCCACCGGAAGTACTCGGATAAAAACCGACACGCTGTGACTTAACGGGAATAAACCCCGGTGAAGTGTGTAACGTATTTGGGACAAGATACAGTACAGattatatatagtataataaCATTGGAATGGCTCAGTATGTGGATAAATTAGTTGATACTGCTTTAGAAATGTATAAACTGAACATGCCTTTCAGAATGCTCAGCTAAGAACCGCAacaaagaggggggaaaaaaatttggatcgaaaaaaaaaaaaaaaaaaaattaaaaaaataaaaactatgacCAAAAATTGATAAATTGCCCAGCCCTACAAAAAGTGAATGGTGGACAAGGAGCTCAAATAAAATGCTTACCCGGTTCAATGGAAGATGCAGGGGATGCGGGAGCTGCGGGAAGGCTGAATTCCTTGAGCCTGACCTCAGGTACGGGGCTGACAATGAACTTGCGACCCGCGGAGTGGACCACTTGTCCTGTTGCGCGAGGGGGCGTGTCTAGATAAACacaatggttgtttattttgctCGAACTGGCTTGTGCATCTAAATGTTACAACATTTAGCTCAAACCGATCACCTGGCATGGGGATTGATATAGCAAGATTCGGCTGTGCCATGTCACCGATCATCTGGAAGCCAATCAAACACAATTAATTGTCAACAATCGACAGCATGATGCACCGGTTTTGCATTCACCTGGCTGCTAGCGTCCCTCTCCAAGCCCTTTTCATCGGCGTTCTCAATCACCTCCCGGACCTGCTCGATGAACGACTCCCTCTCGCCCTCCAAGATGAACTCGCTCTGGACCTGGGCACCATGAAATCCACTTTTAAATCCTCGTAaggggtataaaaaaaaaaaaaaaaaaaaaaaagaaagaaaagcaccAATCCAACGTACCATGATCTGGGCTATCTCCTCTGGGTTATCGCCATCCAGGTCAAACCTGAAGGTGACCATCTTCCTGTTGTGCGTCTCCAGTTGACACTCTGCTACTCTGTCTCCACGGTTGGATATCTTCACATAGACACAAATACATTAAGATACTGCCGCAAGGGGTGTCTCGGATGTCTGGCGTTTTCTCCGATTACATTGAGGACATTGAGTTTGGCTTTGGAGATCTTCTCGTGCCGCGACCGGCTCCGCACGGAACGTCTCTGGTGTCGCTTGGCGGAGCGGCCCTCGTGGCGgcctccccctcctccctcaTTGCCATCGCTCAGGCCCTCAGAGTAGCTACTGAAATGGTCGGTAAAAAGAGCAAAAGAGGCTAAACAAgagtgtggggggaaaaaaatggtacaTTTCCGATAAATTTCCATTGAAGTTAAGctggggaattttggaaatatttcaaaacggaaactttccatggggaTGAAGGGAATCTATGGGAGTTAACTGGAAATCAAGGGTAATTTAATGAAAAGGTATTTTATTTGACCATAAAAACAAACCATaagcagacatccatgcaaaTTAGATAGCTCTCCTTGCcccattacagtaccttaaatGTTCAATTTTCTTTGTTCCACTTTACTTGAGCGGCAGCACACACATTTCTGGTTCCTTCCTGCTCAGTGGCGGTGCTAGCGTGACGACTCCACAAGGGGACGCAAATTAaatcagaacagtccagttgtaaTGGATTCCTGCGCGTTGCCGCTCCTCCACAAATACCTCCCTGTGCAGCCGCAAATattacacattccaaaaaccgcCACTGTTCCCGCTTACTCACTTGGATTCCTataaattcccatggaaagtttacAACTTTTAAAATTTCTGGAATTTTGGAACCCTAATTGTGTGTCACAGGTATTTAGATGTGAtcaagatgcattatttattattacctCTCTATGGATGCTTGGGTTAGGGGTGGCTGCAGTTGGAAGCGAGACAGGTCGGAGGGCTGAGACACGGACTGAAATGCACACAGTAGAGTCAAAATACAGAAGCAATACACACCAACATTTGGGAGGATCAACAATGACTGAAATTATTACTAAACAGACAAAGGTTTGGGTTCTTCAGGGAGGAGGGACGTTCTCGACATGCCACGACCAGTACCTGCGGAGAGGCTTCTGTGACCGTATCGGGCGGGGCGGGCACTACACTGATGATTGGCACCGTGGTGGCCAATGGGTGAGACACGGGCACGGGAAGAGGGGAAACAGGAAGCGGCAGAGGGCAGGGAGGGAGGGCCACGGCCGCTGTCGGCAAGGTGACGGGAGGGGGCGGCGAAGGAGAAGGAACGAGGCTCGCTGAGGTTGCGGTACAGGTGGGCCCAGTGACACCGGGCTGGGGTGAAGAAGCGGAGGAGCCGATCAAAGGGGGAAGAGGAGACAGAAAAGGAAAGGTAAGTCAGCAAGGGGATGGACTAAAGAAGAATGTGGGAAAGGGTgcagcacacgcacacgcacgacaCCGCTGAGGTTACCTGAACCAGTGCTCGCTGAGCTtggtatagaaaaaaaatgtggttgaTAGTGGGAGATGGGCTGAGGTCACACGACTAAGCACACACACGAGAGAGTGATGAGACAAACCCGACATAGGCGGCATGCCGACGAGcgcagaggggggggggaagcaaagAGAAGCCAACTGAGCTGATGCCAGTGTGACGTCATTAAAgtcaatataaaaagaaaacatttatttatgtagtaCTGGTAACACATGACTGTCTGTACAGAGAGAGGCCTGCAGCAAGGAGATATGTGTGATGAAGCGAAAAACTGGACGGACGCACCCACCTGTAGAGAGGAATTCGAACAGTTTGCAAGGCTTTGTAGCATTTAAAACAAGGAAGGCTTATTTTTGTTACCTGCTGCGGGGTCCCTTGAGGGGTCAGTTGCGAGGCCAATGGTCCTAAAAGCGGGGAACCTGGGGCTGGCTGGGTGGTTGAAACCTGAGCCTGCTTTGTAGAAAACAGGAAATAATCAGAATTTATCTATGTCTTTCTGATGGGAAAATTGCATGAGCACAAACGCAAGGTACTTCTACTAGAGTACGGCTCTTAGTCTATGTTTCATTCTTGcgtatgcacacatgcacacagacaaatTGTCCGAGTATAAAACACACACTACGTAGACAGTTTGTAGCGTTCATAATATTGGGGTTAGGCTCATTAGATTGGGCTTTGTTCTCATGCATGGTCGGAAATTAAGGGTAAGTGCATGTTACACAgtcacagatgaaaccaaacaCTATTTTACTCGTTTGGGGATTCTCGTTTTGTGGACAGACAACCCACTCCGTTTCTTAACCTTCATCCCGAACCAAATCTGGTTTGAAATGTCACATGAATAACAATCAAATCACATTAGAATTACATTAGAATGGCTATCAACCCAAAATGAACCCTTAGAAGGCTGCATACATTATACTTGTCAAGAAAGTAACTTAAACAAGTATAGTTGCAATACATCAGCTAAACAGACAAATAAAAGCACGGGAATAAAAATGATACAAATGTCATGACAGAAAAGCTACGAAGAATGCGAAATGAAAACAATGACGAATATGACACCGAGCCTATCAGCTTTCTAAGGGTTTGACGGGTTGCAGCTGTAACCTTTGAACCCTGCAAAAGACAGtaataacaaacacaaaaagcaaaaaaataaataactgaatcAAAGCGGTACAACACaaagctacaaaaaaaatacacaaaattaaTGTCTGCACATTGCTTTATTTAATCTAAGCCTCTGTCgatttgttgtatgttttggtGTGTTTGTCCGCACAAATCAACAAAGTCTTTCGGCTTTATGACCTTTAGCCAATAGAAGAGAACCATTATATGTTACTCGATGTAGTTCATAAACCAATGAAACAATATTATTATGGCAAGCGACTTTGGATTAGCAGTGTAATATTCAAGTATACCATATGTATAGCATACTTGTACAAACACACGTTTccatatacagatatatatgaACATACAGACAAAATACTACTTACTTAGGACACATTgtgttaataattaaaaaaaaataaaaaataaaaaaggatgaGGCTTAGACTGTTTACAAAGCTGGTACAACAGGGCAAGTCTCAAGCAAATCTGAATACaccaactatttttttttaccattatttTGATCATTGTCAGGGAATAAAAAAAGTGAGACATTCGCAAAGAACATTTGAGACGTGCTCTGTAGCATCCAAGCGACTGGAAAGGGGTTAAATTCACAACCTTACTGCATGGGCAAAAAACATGATCTGGGGTGTCGGGTTGGTCGGGTACCACAACAGGAATTGCCCATGGGTCAAATTACCTTATCACTCGTCTAACGTGATACGTTACTATATTTTTACAATAATCACTTTCTATTTTGAAAAGTTGAAATTTGTAATAGAGTTGCACGGTGTACCGGTACTATAAAGGTACCGCGGTACCTCGCCGTCAAAAACGATACTATACCACATCTGGTATCGTGATAACACTAATCTCTAAGGCAATACCAATACATACAACTCAAGCAACAACATTGCAAAAATGTAATTGGACCCATGGGTTCAGACTTCCTCGAACGTTGAAAATGTGAACTCAGTACCAGTGTGGGGTTATTGGCCTGCATGGCCAGCAATGACTCATGGTACGTCATGTCGGGCTGGGAGGGAACCACCCCTCCATGTCGGGACCACACACTCGGAATGAGTGACTCCTGTTGGGCCGCCGACGTTCCCAGGTTGGAGGACGGGGTGGGAGGGAGAAAAAACTGCATGGAGGGCGGATGCGCCTGGCTTTCGGTTGAGTCACAGAATACAGCGGAGGACGACCGCGGGATGGACTGAGCGGCCGAGGAGTCGAAATGGAGGAACGAGGGAGGAGGCGACTGGAACTCTCCTGCATCAGAGGACTGCAGAGAATCGCTGGATGGCTCTGGACTTCGGTCTTTGGCGCTTAGGCCTGCGTGATGGAGGAGGAGACTTCCTGGCGGTAAGGGCAGCTCGGGACTGACATAGGAAAACATCTCTTCCGTTACCGGCTGGAGTCGAAGGTACGAGCCGGAGCCGCCCGACCCCGTTGAGGTGTTTTCATCCAGGGGGAGATCCATGGAACTCCTCCGGGCTCGGTACAGTCTGGAGGCCAGGAGGCTCGGGTCGTTGGCGGCTAAATGGTAGTCAAAAATGCTTCCCGTAGGCGGCGCCGCATCAGCTGTGACTGGCGGTGTTGACATCGGGTAGGTGGAAGGTGACGCGTGGTGTTGCGCGTCGGAGGATGAACAAGAAACAGGGCAACCGGTGGGTTGGTTCATCGAAGGTACTGGCGGAGGAATTGGACTGTGCGCGCTTAGTCTTTGCATGATGTGAGGGTGCAGGAAGCCTGGCTGAGGACCGGAATCGTAGCCCAAACCGGCAGCCGCTGCAGCCGCTTGCCTCTGCTGGTGGAAACTCAAGAGGCCGAGCTGGTGCGCAGTGATCGGGTAGCCGCCGTACGCCATGGCTTCGTAATGGTCAAGTAAGGCCGCTTGATTTAAACTCAGTCTCCTCACTACTTCTTCGTGTTCCGCCCTCATGTCCTTGTAGCCGTAGAACGTCAGCTCCGATTGTCCCGGGAGATGCAGATGCTCCCCCAATCCGAGTCTCTGAGGGAAACCGGGATTGGCCATGAAGAGAGAGGGCGGGTCCACGCCCTCCATGCCGGAGAAGGGGTGCAGGCTGCTCCCGTATCGGGGGTACGCCGGCTGAAAGTGGCGGGTATGAGCCTCCAGAATAGATGTGCTCTTGCGCCGCTGCGTGTTATACGCCTTTGGGGGGGCGGTCGGAGGAGGTGAGAAGGAAATGGGGCGTTCGGGGATGGAGGGGAAGAAAATAGTGGGGGGGTCTGGTAGTGTAGGGAGAGGGGCGCTCccccctgctcctcctcctgtgCTCGCTCCTCCACTGTAGGGGTGCGCCATTGAATGCTGCTGCGACAATGAGATACAGCGGGTTTAAGAATGACAGAAAGGCAATACAAAGAGCATCGTCTCTGAACAACATTTCTCCAAGAAGCAAAAAGACGTGGTTAGGGTAAATGAGACTATtccaaagaataataataaaaaaagaaagagagattGAGGGAAGGAAGCATGAGGGTGAAAAAGAGGtataaaaaaagatgacaacgTTAGGGAGGAGTACAgctggaagatgaaatattCGCTGGAACTTCAATCTGCCGATGCATCTTCACTCAGAATTTTTTGTAAAACCCTACGAAATGTCGACATCAGGAAGAATCTACCGATTTATGCTGGCATTCtagtacagtgatgccttgagccAGTGATCCGACTTTTGCGAGATACAAGCTGTTGTTGGGCATTACACGTTGTGCATTTCGAACGACATA includes:
- the wnk1b gene encoding serine/threonine-protein kinase WNK1 isoform X1; its protein translation is MSDSKSSSKVVKFIAPAPPSPSLQNPRKNVNSSASSDTHVVEKLEGDLEGHPEVQRRQRRHTMDRDSKTAEHRFFRRSVICDSNATALDLPSKGAVILMSPLDCGGPPKLFAPQPLRPGSSERDGREALQGPSIESATPQPSLGLCGGSGEGPNQNVGRDSVAHARPTGSGVVHSTEQVKEPSTTALDVNNKTGDKQEDTTKDGKSAEEKERETELAKARAEQREAEKRVQEDIEEAETKAVGTSPDGRFLKFDIEIGRGSFKTVYKGLDTETTVEVAWCELQDRKLSKSERQRFKEEAGMLKGLQHPNIVRFYDSWEGPCKGKKCIVLVTELMTSGTLKTYLKRFKVMKIKVLRSWCRQILKGLHFLHTRAPPIIHRDLKCDNIFITGPTGSVKIGDLGLATLKRASFAKSVIGTPEFMAPEMYEEKYDESVDVYAFGMCMLEMATSEYPYSECQNAAQIYRRVTSGVKPGSFDKVAIPEVKEIIEGCIRTNKDERYAIKILLNHAFFQEDTGVRVELAEEDDGEMIAIKLWLRIEDVKKLKGKYKDNEAIEFSFDLNKDVPEDVAQEMVESGYVAEGDHKTMAKAIKDRVSLIRRKREQRQLVREEQAKRKLEAEQQEALKASHTQAEVDETEVEQQHHYQQLGISHTTEGGADSGQGSSLFSSDCPQLGQLTMSYSCPPASQPQSQSPYPSTPGGVAPAQQQHPAYAQPPQPVPASHRRRSRSMSVCVPPSSYSLAPTPLAPHLKRPFTPPPDLSSSSSHAGASPRAPRSAEKDTFATRLSKALEAVLPLHSAVSLPRVRRRRASLPALFSSPQHSMAHPYSGGASTGGGAGGSAPLPTLPDPPTIFFPSIPERPISFSPPPTAPPKAYNTQRRKSTSILEAHTRHFQPAYPRYGSSLHPFSGMEGVDPPSLFMANPGFPQRLGLGEHLHLPGQSELTFYGYKDMRAEHEEVVRRLSLNQAALLDHYEAMAYGGYPITAHQLGLLSFHQQRQAAAAAAGLGYDSGPQPGFLHPHIMQRLSAHSPIPPPVPSMNQPTGCPVSCSSSDAQHHASPSTYPMSTPPVTADAAPPTGSIFDYHLAANDPSLLASRLYRARRSSMDLPLDENTSTGSGGSGSYLRLQPVTEEMFSYVSPELPLPPGSLLLHHAGLSAKDRSPEPSSDSLQSSDAGEFQSPPPSFLHFDSSAAQSIPRSSSAVFCDSTESQAHPPSMQFFLPPTPSSNLGTSAAQQESLIPSVWSRHGGVVPSQPDMTYHESLLAMQANNPTLQAQVSTTQPAPGSPLLGPLASQLTPQGTPQQPGVTGPTCTATSASLVPSPSPPPPVTLPTAAVALPPCPLPLPVSPLPVPVSHPLATTVPIISVVPAPPDTVTEASPQSVSQPSDLSRFQLQPPLTQASIESSYSEGLSDGNEGGGGGRHEGRSAKRHQRRSVRSRSRHEKISKAKLNVLNISNRGDRVAECQLETHNRKMVTFRFDLDGDNPEEIAQIMVQSEFILEGERESFIEQVREVIENADEKGLERDASSQMIGDMAQPNLAISIPMPDTPPRATGQVVHSAGRKFIVSPVPEVRLKEFSLPAAPASPASSIEPVPTQGLGLSKSAGAVSLQQAFSELRQNRSQLDPGPSTAPASMHSIHPPPSSLASQASTPAVEALAGGGISSSNQEVSDASPTASSSAAVVTLSQAQVSIPASVPSTLPLSSVSNILPAMLTSPPLSLVTTLPASETPLDHRSLSPTSSTSSTSSCVVPATAVVGPQFASSSAAPPPSSSNVSSVQPTSVHSQPQIAVLPGQTHAHCGECDSRCDASMDCQSKPDDIQALEKKLRSLFMDLGGGAVSPQGDLLPADATSGASVGGTSSPLGTSTTVAGPGQLASPPQPPTTLALGSPSPVEGPSTPISTSAPSVNSATNFGQNTPSKAPLSRVPASSPSELPPSLPGSCLTQSQQPLEDLDAQLRRALSPETVSVSTPTQASHGAIPLSGQPTPLALKEDASTTAAPQAGVKLGRFQVLLATEEPHTQHPACTESSSTTSSSSSSTTSSSSSSSSSSLSSPENSLHKGSSSPLRVGGAQGGDVVDGLPQKMLGVSQRPSPLSSPCLSPKPTATIGRFQVTTNSEARVGRFSVSPAQEQSTEPRPSPPPPAQAANGPAEPAHSPSLDAAHKVSLPSLNSSNSFNNSYISSDNDSEFEDEDFKREINRLQEKHLSEIQALHTRQKEEIDGLFTRLGKVPPAAVLPPVIALAGKRRRPTKSKSSKSSRTSSSHGSKSPLQLGSALSAQSVPALCPGQLAQLAPGGLADPGDGGRSGERPLTAAPSSDILCSTYTSSAALSVPSLCATTPGCVKLSWGSERLAFKPVGRRTRFLSTPCLALWKMVKKVCPCNQLCRTNSTNAVSSSGPLWQSQGGSQCLNVSASHQRKGTFTDDLHKLVDNWARDLSQGKKSTKQLQQAPAQGHSYEVIQSAGLGRKFSAPSQLCPSSMAASTHLPSNPTTSLASRKGSLCQPPTSPAQPHPHPPPPHFIPYVPAPAYTAQWSGPAHGLSTPHAGPLLVSTSQPLSPYAASMGGQIPGQGPLHTFMHKSVSNPGGPNTRTT